The genome window TGTTTCATTCCCGCATCGAATCCGTCCAGCACGGCCGACACCGTGTCCAGCAGGCTTTCGGGAATGGTTCCCTCCGTGTCCAGGGACTTTTCGGCCAGGGAGGGGTCGGCCCCCTGTTCCGCGAGCAGCCTTTTGACCGCCTTGAGGTGCTTTTCCATGGCGCTTCCCGCTATTCCAGGGAAAGGACCGGGTACCCGGCAAAGTCCCATTCGGGGCCGGGAGGCGTCCTTTCCACCATGAGGGTTTCCCGCAGGACCTTGCCCACGGGCGAGGCGTGTTTTTCCGCATAGACGTGCCAGACCCCGCCGCCCTTGGTGCGCCCCACCAGGTCCAGGCTTTCGCCCTGGCCCTCCGGCGAGATGGTCAGCAGGGTGACCTTGCGCTCCAGGTAGTTGTCCTTCTGGGCGGTCTTGAGCACGAAGGCGGAGTACTGGTAGCCGGTGAGGGGGTTTTCCCACTTCACGCTCTGGCGGTCGGCGGATTTGTGCAGGGTCTGGGCCACCTTTTCCGCGTCGATCCAGTCCATGTACGTGGCCGTATGGGAATCCGCGAACAGGTCCGCGGGCTTGATCTTTTTGCAGGCCGTCACCAGGAGCGGCAGGCAGAGGAACAGGATAAGTGCGCTTTTTTTCATGTATAACCTCGAAAGAAGCATTGGCGCGCCCTTGCCGTGCCTGGCTTTCTTGCCGGGAAGCCATGGCCGGATGCGCTCCCCCTTGTTCCAGTTTCGGGCGCGGTTCGTCAAGGCCGGGCTTTCACAACCAACTCGACTTCCGCCCCGGCCCGTGATAATGACCGCCGAAAAATGGAGAGGGCTTACCGGTTCTTTCCTTTTCCCGCCCGGACACCTTTACCGTCGTTGGTCGAGGCCATTTCCCGCCGGGCGGGTTTTTGCACACAATCAGCGGGAGCATATCCATGGAAAAGTATCAGAAGCAGGCCATGCAGGTGGCCAAGGAAGTGGTCATCAAGTTCATCGAGGTGGGCCGCATTTCCCCCGCCAACTTCGGCGAGCACTTCAACACCATATACACCGACGTCCTCAAGACCGTTTCCGAACCGGAAGCGGAGCAAGGCGAGGAATAACCGGCCCATGACCGACCAGGACGGAAAATCCGTCGAAATATCCGGCGCGCACCGCGAGCACGGCCGCCAGGTGGTGGACATGTTCAGCCGCATCGCGGGCTGGTACGATTTTCTCAATCATTTCCTGAGCGCGGGCCAGGACATCTACTGGCGCTACCGCCTGGCGCGGGCCGCGAACCCGGCCCCGGACGGCACGGTGCTCGACCTGGCCGCGGGCACCATGGACGTTTCCGTGGAACTGCTGCGCCAGTACCCCGGCATCCGGGTGGCCGCTCTGGACTACACCTACGAGATGCTGGCCCAGGGCAGGAAGCGCAAGCTGCGCCACGGGCGTGAGAACGTCATCTTTCCGGTGCGGGCAGACGGCCGGGCCCTGCCCATGCCCGACGCAAGCGTGGACGCGGTCACCATCGCCTTCGGCATCCGCAACATCCTGCCGCGCGAGGCGGCCTACAAGGAGGTCCTCCGGGTGCTCAAGCCGGGAGGGCGTTTCTGCATTCTGGAGTTCGGCACGGGCAGCCGCCGGGTCTGGAAGGGGGTGTACAATTTCTATCTGGACAGGCTGCTTCCGCTCATCGGCAAGATCGTCTCGGGCGATTCCGGGGCCTACCGCTATCTGGCCGACACCATCCGGTCCTTTCCGGACGAGCGCAGCCTGGCCGCCGAGATGGTGGACGCGGGCTTCGAAAGGGTTTACCACGTGCCCATGATGTCGGGCATTGTGTATCTCCATGTCGGCGAGAAGGCGGGCTAGCCGGCCGCGGAGCGTGCGAACGACACCACGAGGATGCCGAGGATGATGGAGGTCAGCCCCAGGATGCGCAGGTGGCGCTTGGGCTGGGCCGCCAGGGTCAGGAGCACCTTGGGCATGCGTTCTGCGAACAGAAAATAGGGGATGCCCTCGAAGACGAAGGCCAGCCCCAGGGCGCTGAGAAAGAGTGTCCAGTCGATATTCATGCTATTTTTCTAAACCGGGCAAAGCCTTATTGTCCACCAGTGATATCGCAAAACCATTGGAGTCATGAATATGAGTATGGTCCGTTTTGAAGACCTGAAAAGAAAAAAAGACAGCATCGCCGTTTTGGGGCTGGGCTATGTGGGGCTTCCCCTGGCCGTGTCCCTGGGCCGCTACTTTCATGTGCTGGGCGTGGATATTTCCCAGCAGCGCGTGGACGAGCTCTCCAAGGGCTTCGACCGCACCGGAGAAGTGGATTTCAGCGCGGTCAGCGACGTGGACCTGGAGTTCACGGCCGACGTTTCCCGCCTCAAGGAGGCCCGCTGCATCATCGTGGCCGTGCCCACGCCCATCGATGAATACCGCTCCCCGGACCTGCGTCCGGTTGTGGGAGCCAGCACCACCGTGGGCAGGCACATGGCCAAGGGCAGCGTGGTGGTCTACGAATCCACGGTCTACCCGGGGCTGACCGAGGAAATCTGCGTTCCCCTGCTGGAAAAGGAATCCGGCCTCACCTGCGGCAAGGATTTCAAGGTGGGCTATTCGCCCGAGCGCATCAACCCGGGCGACAAGGAACACCGGCTGGAAACCATCGTCAAGGTGGTGGCCGGCATGGACGAGGAAAGCGCCGAGCTGCTCGACCAGGTCTATTCCTCCATCATCCGGGCCGGGACGCACCGCGCCCGCGACATCCGCACGGCCGAGGCCGCCAAGGTCATCGAGAACACCCAGCGCGACCTGAACATCGCGCTCATGAACGAACTGGCCGTGATTTTCGACCGCATGGGCATCGACACCATGGACGTGCTCGAGGCCGCGGGAACCAAATGGAACTTCCTGCCCTTCAGGCCGGGCCTGGTGGGCGGCCACTGCATCGGCGTGGACCCCTACTACCTGACCTTCAAGGCCGAGGCCATGGGCCTGCATCCCAAGGTCATCCTGGCCGGGCGCGAGATCAACGACGGCATGGGTAAGTTCATCGCCGAGGCCACGGTCAAGCGCATGATCAGGGACGGCGCGGTCATCAAGGGCGCGCGCGTGGGCATCCTGGGCTTCACCTTCAAGGATAACGTGCCCGACCTGCGCAACACCCGCGTGGTGGACGTGGTGGCCGAGCTCAAGGACTATGGCGTGGACGTCATCGTCACCGATCCCCTGGCCGACTTCGAGGAGGCCCAGGAGGAATACGGCATGCACCTGCGGCCCCTGGAGGACCTGCGCGATCTGGATGCGCTGATCCTGACCGTGGCCCACGACGCCTACCGCTCCATTCCGCTTTCCGAGATCAAGACCTGGTTCCGCAAGCCGGAGAAGGCCACGATCATCGACGTGAAATGCTTCTTCGACCGCGAAGAGCTGGAAAAGGAAAACGTCGCCTGCTGGCGGCTGTAACGGGAAAACCCCATGCTCGCTTTCGTCACCGCCACCGCCAAGGAGATGCGCGCGGCCCTTTCCGGGCTGGGGGCGCCCGTGGTGGAGCAGGGCGGCATGGTCTCCTGGAAGTACATGGGCCGGGACTGGCTGCTGTGCGTCAGCGGCGTCGGTCTCGTCAATGCCGGGATCATGACCGGCCGCATCCTGGAGCGGGGCGCTCGCGGCGTGCTCAATGCGGGCGTGGCCGGCACCTTTGCCCCGGACGCCGCGCCCATGGGCTCGGCCTGGCTGGCGGATGTCGAGGTCTGGCCCGAGTACGGGCTGCAACGCGAGGACGGTTCCATTGATCCGCGCGGCATCGGCTTTCCCCTGGGCCAATCCGGAGGCGAGCCCGTGTTCGACCGGGTGGGCCTGGATCCGCGCGCTGCGGCCGCCGCCATGGACCTGTCCGGGGCCCAAGGGATCCCCGAGGCCGCCTTCCTGAGCGTCAGCGCGGTGACCGGCACGGGCAAGCGCGCGCAGAAGCTGAGGAAAGTGTTTGACGTGCGGCTGGAGAACATGGAAGGGTTTGCCTTTGCACTCGGCTGCGCCCAGGCGGGTGCGCCGTTCCTCGAACTGCGCACCGTGTCCAATGTGGTGGGTTCGAGGAGCAAGGAGGACTGGAATCTTGAGGGGGCGCTGACCGCGTTGGGGGATGCCTGTTCCCGAGTACTACAAGCGAGCTGACATGACAGAATTGCTGCAATATTTCGAAAGGGAGCTGCCGGGCGTCAACGCCTTTCTGGTGGACGAGGCCGCCAGGCTGAACGGCCTGGTGCGCGAGGTGGCCCTGCATATCCTCAAATCCGGGGGCAAGCGCATCCGGCCCATGCTGACCATTCTCATGGCCCGGGCCCAGGGCTACGCCAAGGACGACTTCCTGCCCATGGCCTGCGCCCTGGAACTGCTGCACTCCGCCACCCTGCTGCACGACGACTACCTGGACGACGCGGACATGCGCCGCGGCAGCAAGGCCTCCCATCTGGTTTTCGGCCGCACCGAGACCATCCTGGCGGGCGACGCGCTGTTGGCCCTGGCCAATGAAATGGGCGCGCGCTACGGCAAGGCTCGGCTTTCGGCCCTGCTGGCCAAGGGCACCATGGAGACCGCCGTGGGCGAGATCGAGGAGATCCAGTTTTCCAAGAATCCGGCCCTGGACAGGGACGTGTACATGGATATCATTATCGGCAAGACCGCCCGGCTCATCGAGACGGCCTGCCGCTGCGGCGTGGCCATGGCCACGGATTCCACCGAGGCGGAGGACGCCGCCGGGGAATACGGCCTGAACCTGGGCATCGCCTTCCAGCTGGTGGACGACGCCCTGGACTACGCCTCCCCCACCACCGAAACCGGCAAGCCCGAAGGGGGAGACCTCAAGGAGGGCAAGGTGACCCTGCCCCTCATCCTGCTCATGGAGGATGCGGACGAGGCCGCCAACGAGGAACTGCTGGACGCGCTCCGGGAAAAACGGCTTACCCCGGACCAGTGTGTTTCCATCGTGGAGCAGGTGGTGGACGGCGGATACGCCGACAGGACGCGGCAGGAGGCCGCGGCATACGTGGAGCGGGCCAAGCAGGCCCTGGCGGGCTTCCCGGACTGTCGGGAAGTGACCGTGCTCAAACAGGCAGCCGACTACGTGCTGACCAGGACAAAGTAAACAAGGCCGATCGGGAAACCGATCGGCCTTTTCAGTTAATAAGGACGCTAAGGAGCGAAGACAATGCTGTTTCGTGTTGAAGTTGGTTTGAAGGCGCACGTGCGCGACGTTTTGGGCGAGCGGGTGGTCCGCAAGATCGAGAACGAACTGCACCTGGCCGTGGACGGGATCCGCATCATCAACGTCTATACACTGGAAGGCCTCACTCGGGAACAGGTGGACCTGGCCCTGGAGCGGGCCGCCCTGCACGACCCCGTGCTGCACGAGGTCTCGCTTGCGCCCCTGGCCCGGGACTTCGACTGGGCCCTGGAGGTGGGCTTCCGCCCCGGCGTCACCGACAACGCGGGCCGCACCGCCCGCGAGACCCTGGGCGTGGTGCTGGGCATCCCCACCGGCGGCGTCAGGGTCTACACCTCCAACCAGTATCTCATCTCCGGCGCGCTGGACGAGGCCACAGTGGAGCATGTCGCCAAGGACCTGCTGGCCAACGAGCTGATCCAGCGCTTCGAATACAAGTCCGCCGCCGAGTGGAAGGCGCAGTCCGGCTTCGAGGCCAAGGCCGCCGAAGTCACGGGACGGGCCAGCGACGAGGTGGCCGTCATCAATCTTTCGGCCATGAGCGACGCGGAGATGATGGATTTCTCCCGGGCCAACACCCTGGCCCTGTCCCTCAAGGAACTGCACACCATCCGCGACTACTATGCGCGGCCTGAGGTGAAGGAGGAGCGCGCCGCCCTGGGGCTGCCCGCCGACCCCACGGACGCGGAGGTCGAGGTGCTGGCCCAGACCTGGTCCGAGCACTGCAAGCACAAGATCTTCAGCTCGCAGATCACCTATGCCAACAAGGACACGGGCAAGATTTCCTCGGTGGACAGTCTGTACAAGACCTATATCCAGAACAGCACCAAGGCCATCCGTCAGCGCAACGCCGAGTCCGGCAAGTACGGCGACTACTGCCTGTCCGTGTTCAAGGACAATGCCGGGGTCATCGACTTTTCCGAGGACCTCAACGTCTGCGTGAAGATGGAGACCCACAACAGCCCGTCCGCCCTGGACCCCTACGGCGGGGCCCTCACCGGCATCGTGGGTGTGAACCGCGACCCCATGGGGACCGGCATGGGCGCCAACCTGCTGTGCAACACCGACGTTTTCTGCTTTGCCTCGCCGTACCATGAGGGCGAGCTGCCGCCCCGGCTGCTGCACCCGCGCCGCGTGTTCGAAGGCGTGCGCGAGGGCGTGGAGCATGGCGGCAACAAGTCCGGCATCCCCACGGTGAACGGCTCCATCGTCTTTGACGAGCGCTACCTGGGCAAGCCCTTGGTCTACTGCGGCACCATCGGCTCCATGCCCAAGACCGTGGCCGGACGCCCCAGCCATGAGAAAAAGGCCCGGGACGGCGACATCATCGTCATGTCCGGCGGCCGCATCGGCAAGGACGGCATCCACGGCGCCACCTTTTCGTCTGAAGAACTGCACGAGGGCTCCCCGGCCACTGCCGTGCAGATCGGCGACCCCATCACCCAGCGCAAGATGTACGACTTTCTCATGCGCGCCCGCGACCGGGGCCTGTATAACGCCATCACAGACAACGGCGCGGGCGGCCTGTCCTCGTCCGTGGGCGAGATGGCCGAGGACTCGGGCGGGTTCGACATGGATCTGGCCAAGGCCCCGCTCAAGTACGACGGCCTGCGCCCGTGGGAGATCCTCATTTCCGAGGCCCAGGAACGCATGACCATGGCCGTTCCCGCGGACAAGCTGGACGAGTTCATGGCCCTTTCCAGGGAGATGGACGTGGAGTCCACGGCCCTGGGCACCTTCAATTCCAAGGGCAGGTACCTGGTTCGCTACAACGACAAGATCGTCACCTGCCTGGACATGGAGTTCCTGCACGGCGGCGTTCCCCAGATGGAACTGGAGGCCGTGTGGGAGCGCCCGGTCATCGAGCAGGGCGGGACGCCGGACGTGGCCGACCACGGGGCGCTGCTGCACGACATGCTCGGCCGCCTGAACATCTGCTCCAAGGAATACGTGGTGCGCCAGTACGATCACGAGGTGCAGGGCCGCAGTGTGGTCAAGCCCATGGTCGGGAAAAAGAGCGACGGCCCGTCCAACGCGGGCGTGCTGCGCCCGGACCTGGCCTCGGAGCGCGGCCTGGTGGTTTCCCACGGCATCTGCCCCAAGTATTCGGACATCGACACCTACTGGATGATGGCCAACGCCATTGACGAGGGCATCCGCAACGCCGTGGCCGTGGGCGCGGACCCGGACTACATGGCCGGCGTGGACAACTTCTGCTGGTGCGACCCGGTCCAGTCCGAGTCCACCCCGGACGGCCGCTACAAGCTGGCCCAGCTCGTGCGCGCCAACGAGGCCCTGTCCCACTACTGCCTGGGCTTCGGCGTTCCCTGCGTCTCGGGCAAGGACTCCATGAAAAACGACTACAAGGGCGGCGGCCACAAGATTTCCATTCCGCCCACCGTGCTCTTCTCGGTCATCGGCGTGGTGCCCGACGTGAACAAGTGCACCACCTCGGACTTCAAGCGTCCCGGCGAGCTGGTCTACGTGCTCGGCCTGACCCGGCCCGAGCTGGGCGGTTCCGAGGTCTCCTCGCAGCTCGGTTTTTCCAGCGCGGAGGTGCCCCAGGTGGACCTGCTCTCGGCCAAGGCCCGCTACGCCTCGGTGTTCGCGGCCCTGCAGCGGGGGCTCATCACGGCCTGCCACGACCTTTCCGACGGCGGCCTGGCCTGCGCCGCAGCCGAAATGTGCATCGGCGGACGCCTGGGCGCGGCAATCGATCTGGACCGGGTGCCCACCTGCGGCGGCATGAACCTGACCGGGCTGCTGTACAGTGAGTCGGCCAGCCGGTTCCTGGTCACGGTGCCCCAGGCCCAAAAGGGCGAATTCGAGGCCCTGTTCGCGGGTCAGAAATTCGCCGGAATCGGACAGGTGGTCGCCGAAGAGGAACTGACCATGACCAGAGCCGGAAAGACGGTGGTGCAGGCGGGCGTGGAGGGCCTGGCAAAGGCCTTCAAGGCCACCCTGGACTGGTAGCTTTCCGCAACATTTCAGCCCCCCTGAAGAAGGGAATTGTTACGGGATAGGCCCTTTACTCAATGTGGAAAAACCGCTATACGGGTGGGAAGGGTGAGATTCTGTAAGGTTCTAATTTTTCAATGATTCCGGGCGTGATGCGCGGAGAGGGAGCTGGCAAAATGGGAGATACCAACCGGTGGAGGGCGGGCTGTCTCGCGTGTGCGGCGGCAGCCCTGCTTTGGGTCTGTTTCCAGGCGTCGGCGGGGGTGGCCGGTTCGGACAGGTACGTGGGGTCCGAGGCGTGCGCCGACTGTCATGAAACCCAGTACGAAAACTACAAGAAATTCTCCAAGAAGGCGCATTCCAGCAAGTCGGTCAAGATGATGGCCGGGGACCTGACGCCTTCGGAACTCAAGGAATGTTATGCCTGCCATGTGACCGGCTACGGGAAGCCGGGCGGGTTCGTCTCCTTTGAGGAGACCCCGGCCATGGCCGACGCCGGATGCGAGGTCTGCCACGGTCCCGGGTACGACCATATCGAGGCCGACGGGGACCCCGAGCTCATCAAGGGCAGTCTGGAGATTTCCGACTGTGAATCCTGCCACAACGCCGAGCGCGTGTCCGCGTTCGACTACAAGCCGCTACTCTACGGCGGCGCGCACTAGGAGGCGGGCATGGATTTCATTCGCAAGTCGCTGGGAGTCAAGGTTATCCTGCTTTCCTCGCTGCTCACCATAGTGGCTTTCGCAGGGCTGTTCATCTATAATTCCTATACCAATTACGACCACGCGCTGCATGAGGTGGAATCCGCCTCGTCCCGCGTGGCCGACATGCTGTACATGGCCATCGAGGACCCCATGAGCATCGGGGACAACGAAGGCACGGAGCTCAAGTTCCTGCAGATGGCCGAGCGCTACCCGGACACCAAGGCCTATCTCGCGGATTACAAGGGCGAGATCACCTATTCCACGGAGGACAAGGCCCTCCGGCAGAGCGTGTTCGACGTTCGCAGGGAGGCGGGACTGCCCGAGATGATCCAGGAAGGGCTCGGGATCTCCATGACCCGGGGCAGGCTCATGGAGATCGATGGGCGGCAGCAGTTCGTGGAGGTCAAAT of Salidesulfovibrio onnuriiensis contains these proteins:
- a CDS encoding ubiquinone/menaquinone biosynthesis methyltransferase yields the protein MTDQDGKSVEISGAHREHGRQVVDMFSRIAGWYDFLNHFLSAGQDIYWRYRLARAANPAPDGTVLDLAAGTMDVSVELLRQYPGIRVAALDYTYEMLAQGRKRKLRHGRENVIFPVRADGRALPMPDASVDAVTIAFGIRNILPREAAYKEVLRVLKPGGRFCILEFGTGSRRVWKGVYNFYLDRLLPLIGKIVSGDSGAYRYLADTIRSFPDERSLAAEMVDAGFERVYHVPMMSGIVYLHVGEKAG
- a CDS encoding DUF2065 domain-containing protein, which gives rise to MNIDWTLFLSALGLAFVFEGIPYFLFAERMPKVLLTLAAQPKRHLRILGLTSIILGILVVSFARSAAG
- the mqnB gene encoding futalosine hydrolase → MLAFVTATAKEMRAALSGLGAPVVEQGGMVSWKYMGRDWLLCVSGVGLVNAGIMTGRILERGARGVLNAGVAGTFAPDAAPMGSAWLADVEVWPEYGLQREDGSIDPRGIGFPLGQSGGEPVFDRVGLDPRAAAAAMDLSGAQGIPEAAFLSVSAVTGTGKRAQKLRKVFDVRLENMEGFAFALGCAQAGAPFLELRTVSNVVGSRSKEDWNLEGALTALGDACSRVLQAS
- a CDS encoding polyprenyl synthetase family protein; the protein is MTELLQYFERELPGVNAFLVDEAARLNGLVREVALHILKSGGKRIRPMLTILMARAQGYAKDDFLPMACALELLHSATLLHDDYLDDADMRRGSKASHLVFGRTETILAGDALLALANEMGARYGKARLSALLAKGTMETAVGEIEEIQFSKNPALDRDVYMDIIIGKTARLIETACRCGVAMATDSTEAEDAAGEYGLNLGIAFQLVDDALDYASPTTETGKPEGGDLKEGKVTLPLILLMEDADEAANEELLDALREKRLTPDQCVSIVEQVVDGGYADRTRQEAAAYVERAKQALAGFPDCREVTVLKQAADYVLTRTK
- a CDS encoding AIR synthase-related protein gives rise to the protein MLFRVEVGLKAHVRDVLGERVVRKIENELHLAVDGIRIINVYTLEGLTREQVDLALERAALHDPVLHEVSLAPLARDFDWALEVGFRPGVTDNAGRTARETLGVVLGIPTGGVRVYTSNQYLISGALDEATVEHVAKDLLANELIQRFEYKSAAEWKAQSGFEAKAAEVTGRASDEVAVINLSAMSDAEMMDFSRANTLALSLKELHTIRDYYARPEVKEERAALGLPADPTDAEVEVLAQTWSEHCKHKIFSSQITYANKDTGKISSVDSLYKTYIQNSTKAIRQRNAESGKYGDYCLSVFKDNAGVIDFSEDLNVCVKMETHNSPSALDPYGGALTGIVGVNRDPMGTGMGANLLCNTDVFCFASPYHEGELPPRLLHPRRVFEGVREGVEHGGNKSGIPTVNGSIVFDERYLGKPLVYCGTIGSMPKTVAGRPSHEKKARDGDIIVMSGGRIGKDGIHGATFSSEELHEGSPATAVQIGDPITQRKMYDFLMRARDRGLYNAITDNGAGGLSSSVGEMAEDSGGFDMDLAKAPLKYDGLRPWEILISEAQERMTMAVPADKLDEFMALSREMDVESTALGTFNSKGRYLVRYNDKIVTCLDMEFLHGGVPQMELEAVWERPVIEQGGTPDVADHGALLHDMLGRLNICSKEYVVRQYDHEVQGRSVVKPMVGKKSDGPSNAGVLRPDLASERGLVVSHGICPKYSDIDTYWMMANAIDEGIRNAVAVGADPDYMAGVDNFCWCDPVQSESTPDGRYKLAQLVRANEALSHYCLGFGVPCVSGKDSMKNDYKGGGHKISIPPTVLFSVIGVVPDVNKCTTSDFKRPGELVYVLGLTRPELGGSEVSSQLGFSSAEVPQVDLLSAKARYASVFAALQRGLITACHDLSDGGLACAAAEMCIGGRLGAAIDLDRVPTCGGMNLTGLLYSESASRFLVTVPQAQKGEFEALFAGQKFAGIGQVVAEEELTMTRAGKTVVQAGVEGLAKAFKATLDW
- a CDS encoding cytochrome c family protein, which codes for MGDTNRWRAGCLACAAAALLWVCFQASAGVAGSDRYVGSEACADCHETQYENYKKFSKKAHSSKSVKMMAGDLTPSELKECYACHVTGYGKPGGFVSFEETPAMADAGCEVCHGPGYDHIEADGDPELIKGSLEISDCESCHNAERVSAFDYKPLLYGGAH
- a CDS encoding nucleotide sugar dehydrogenase encodes the protein MVRFEDLKRKKDSIAVLGLGYVGLPLAVSLGRYFHVLGVDISQQRVDELSKGFDRTGEVDFSAVSDVDLEFTADVSRLKEARCIIVAVPTPIDEYRSPDLRPVVGASTTVGRHMAKGSVVVYESTVYPGLTEEICVPLLEKESGLTCGKDFKVGYSPERINPGDKEHRLETIVKVVAGMDEESAELLDQVYSSIIRAGTHRARDIRTAEAAKVIENTQRDLNIALMNELAVIFDRMGIDTMDVLEAAGTKWNFLPFRPGLVGGHCIGVDPYYLTFKAEAMGLHPKVILAGREINDGMGKFIAEATVKRMIRDGAVIKGARVGILGFTFKDNVPDLRNTRVVDVVAELKDYGVDVIVTDPLADFEEAQEEYGMHLRPLEDLRDLDALILTVAHDAYRSIPLSEIKTWFRKPEKATIIDVKCFFDREELEKENVACWRL